The Geoalkalibacter subterraneus genome contains the following window.
ACACGCAACCGGGGGATTGATCGTTTGCGACTTCAGATAGGCATAGGAACGAGATGGGCGTGGCGCTTTGTTCTGCTGCTGGCGCTGTCCACAGGCAGTCAGATCGCGGTATCTGCGGTTGAAGCTGCGTCTTTTCACCGTGGCGGGGTCGGCAACTGCGGCGGGTGCCATACCATGCACAATTCGGAGGGCGGCTTGTCGATTCGCTCCGGTGCCACGGTCAGCCTGCTGCGTGCTTCCGATCCCGGTTCCATCTGCCTCAACTGCCATGCCGGCGCCGGTGGGCCTGCCAGCCCTTCGGTCTTCAGTTTCGACGGGTCGGCCCTGACCCCGGGGGGCGACTTTTACTGGGTGACCCGCACCTTCAGTTGGAATGGCGGCACCAGCCCGGCCGAACAGCACGGTCACAACGTGATCGCCCGCGATTTCAACCTCTCGGCCGACCCTCAGCGTATTTCTTCTCCCGGCGGCAGCTATCCTGCCTCTCAACTGTCCTGCATCAGTTGCCATGATCCTCATGGCGGTCTTTCGCAATCAGCATCGAATGGTCTCCCGGTCTCCGTCTCCGGTTCCTATGGCGAGCCGATTGCGGCCGGAACGGTGGGCGGCAACTATCGGCTCCTGGGCGATTCAAGCTACGCCGTTCGCGGCTATTCCTTCAGGGAGGATGCACCCATTGCCCGGCAGAACCCTTCGCGCCCCTTCGTCGAATCCGATGATTCCCATGTGGACTACGGTTCGGGCATGAGCGAGTGGTGCGGCAACTGTCATAGACGCATGGTCACCAGCAAACATAATTCAGGGGGCGGGCCGGGCTTCCGTCATCCTTCAGGTAGCCAGACCCGTTTCGATCAACAGACTCTGTCCCGCTACAATGCCTACATCCGCAGCGGCGACCTGTCCGGTACCGCCGATTCCTCTTACCTGCAATTTACCCCGTTTGAGCGGGGGATCAGTGACCCGCAGCTGCTTGACCCGACCAGTACCCGCGGACCCGACGCCAATTCCAACGTGATGTGCCTGACCTGCCATCGTGCCCATGCTTCGGCTTTCCCCTATGCCGGACGCTGGGATTTCACTGCCAACCTGCTGGCTGATTCACACCCCGCGTTGGGGGATGGCGGCGCAAGTGCGAGCGATGTGTCCAACAGTTATTATGGGCGGGATATTGGGTTTGAGTTTGGAGCGGATCAGGGGTCGTTTTGCGGGAAGTGTCATGAAGGGGGGGGGAAGTGATGATGAGGGACGCGGGACGCGGGACGCGGGACGCGGAAAACCCGAGGCTTTGGGCTTTGGGCTTTGGGCTTGGGGGGAGAGGCCGAATTTCTTGGCTTTTCTGGGTGATGGTGCCTGTATTGCTGCTGGCTGGCTGTTCTTTGCCCTCTCGGCCGGTGCCGGTTGTGCGTGATCCGGGGGCGGGGGTGCGGGTTTATCTGCAGCCTTTGCCGCAGGAAACTCATCGCTTGAAGTTCGTGATTTCTTCGATCACCGCGCGGCGTGCGGATGGGGGGGAGGTTGCTCTCCTGGACGATCCGAGAGAGATTCGTCCTGACGATTTGATCGGGCATCAGCACCGCCTGGTGGCCGCTAATCTTCCACCGGGCGATTACCTTGGGCTGAATCTGCAGATCGAGGATGCGACCCTGATGACCGACGAGGGGGAGAACGATCTGCTGGTCCCGGAGGAACCGATTGCCATCGATGAGGCGTTTCGCGTCCGTGCCGACCAGACGACGGCTTTGTTCCTGTCTCTCTCACCCGACCGGATCGTTACGGCCGGCTACCGTTTTACGCCGCGTTTTTCTTTATGGGGTTCGCGTCCCGTATTGCCCGGTCTCAAGGGTGTGGTGACCAACAATGCCGCCGGGACCCTGACCCTGTTTGAAAAGAAGACCCCGACGGTGACCAACGTTGTGGCATTGGGGCGCGGGCCGGGGGAGGTGGTCTTCGACGCGGCTCGCTCACGCGCCTACATCGCTTTGTCCGGAGAGGATGCCGTTGCCGTATTCGACCTGGTCAACGAGTCCGTGCGGGCCATGATCACCCTGCGCCCCGGTGACGGGCCTGTTGAAATGGCTCTCTCCCCGGATGGCAGCATCCTGGTCAGCGCCAACGCCGGATCGCGCAGCATCAGCGTGATCGATGCCGTTTCGTTCGTGGAGCGTGAACGTCTGCTGCTCAACGACCGCCCCTCCTCGGTCTTCTTTGATCCGCAAGGGGAAAGGGCCTACGTCCTTCAGGAATCATCCGGCATGCTGACTCACGTCGACGCGCACCAGGGGCGGATCATCGACACCGTGCACCTGGAAGAATCCCCCGTGCGCGGGGCGGTCAGCGATGATGGGAAGGCTCTTTACCTCATCACCGCCGATTCGGCCGACCTGCTGGTGGTGAATGCCGCGACGCTCAGGGTTCAGGGGCGCAAGTATGTGGGGCACGGGGCGCTGTGTATTGAAGTCGATCCTTTTGATGGACTGATCTACGTCGGGTTGAGCAGTGGCGACGTGATGGTTCTCGATCCCGGCTTCGATCTGCCGGTGGACACCTTATCCACCTCCGGCGGGGTTGCCTATCTTTCTCTGGATACTGAGGAAAACACCCTGTTCGCCCTGATCCCCGAGCACAGGCGCCTTGAAAAGTTCGACCTGGTCAGCAAGAAGCTGCTGGGGGCGATCGAGGTGGATGAAGGAGGCTATGCCGTTTCCGTGACAGGTGAGCGGTAAACGATGATGCAGCCCGGCCTTATCGCATGCTCGGTGTTGTGTTTCGCGGCGATGATGCTGACGCCTCTGTCGGCGGTTGCCGATATTCGGCTGATGGGCGATTGGACCTGGTCTTACAGTGAATCGGACACCACGCGCCTTGAGACGAATGAAAAAACGCAGAGCGACAGCCGCCGCTTTCGCCAGTTGTACCGCGCCGATCTCAGTCGCCAGGTCTACCCGACCCTGCTGGTCAATGGCGGCATCCTGTTCGAAAGAAGCGATCTTGATAGTGACATCGACGGACAAAGCACTGACACGACGGGAGAACTGCTGCGCCCCTATGTCGATGTCGAACTCGGTAACGACCTCTACACCCTGGCGGGAGGGTACCGGGAGAGCGAGACAACCCGCTCCGGCACCGGCCTTGAGACCAGCAAGCAATTTGTCGAGGAATACGACGCCCGCGCCGAGTGGAGACCGGTGGATCTGCCCGGCATTGAGACCACCTACACCCGTACCCTGCGAAACAGCGATCCGGAAACGACCGACCAGGAATCCCATTTTTATCGGACCACGGTTGATTATGCCTATCGCAATTACGAATTTCTCTACAATTACATGCGCAGCGACGACGAACAGAAAACCGAAGATACCCGCACCCGCACCCTGACGCAGACGCACAACGGTCGGGTGCGCTATTCGCGCGGATTTTTCGACAATCGCCTCACACTCAATGCGCGGGTGCAGGCCGAGCGGTCGACGGTGGAGTTTTCCGGGACAGGTGAACGGATTGTTCCGACCACCTCATCCGGCAGTTCCTTTTATATTAAAGAAGATCTTGCCCCTGACAGCAACCTCCCCGACGACTTTACCTCGGATGCCGAGGGGCCACTCTCCGAAGTGGACCTGGGAGGCGGCGGCAGCGGGAATCGGGTCAGTATCGGTATTGCTTATGCGGAGGAGGTGGAAATAGATCGTCTGCGCGTCTTCCTTGCCCCAGGGCTTGATGTTTATGAAATCGACCGGATTGAAAACAAATGGAAATGGGAAATTTACATCAGCGATGACCAGCTTAACTGGACATCGGTTCCGGTCACGGCAAGCGACTACGACCCGGTCGATAATTATTTCGAGATCCGCTTTGCGCGACAGCAGGAGGTCCAATACATCAAGGTCGTCACCAGCGCAGTTCTGCGCGATCCGGTGACCCAGCTCCCGCTCGACTCGATTCCAGTCTCCAGGATCGCCGGATTTTTCGCCCTGGCCCCCGATGACGACGACGAGATCGTCTCCATCTCCCGCAACCTCAATTTTGGGGTTGGGTGGAAGATGACCGACAAGACGCGGGTCGGCTATGACCTGGCTTATCAGGACCAGGAGGTTGATGCGTTCGATATCGAGAACCGGCAGATGTCCAATATCTTCAACATCAGCCATATCATCAACCAGGTCTTTTCAACCTCGGCCCGTTTTCTGCGCAACGACCGCTGGCGCAACGGCGATCACGATTTCGAGTCGCACCAGTTTACCGCCCAGATGAGCGCACGTTGGCTTGAGACCCTGCGGCAGAGCCTGACCTACAGCGGACAGCGCGTCGACGAAGACGAAGGGCGCAGCACCAGCCATGCCGTTTTCCTGCGCACTAATGCGGAACTCTACCGCGGCTGGGATGTGGCTTTCGACCAGGGCTACACCTGGCAGGATCAGGCCGAACAGGGGGAGATGGAGAGTTTTTTCGTGCGGGTGGCCAACAGCATCGTGCCGCATCGGCGCTTGAATTTCATCGTCGACTACTCCGTGCGCTGGACCCGGCAGGAAGAGCGCGACAACCGGCAGGACCAGACCGGGCGGGTGCGTGCCTTCTGGACGCCCACCGACACCCTGTCGCTCAACGGGGAATATAAAATTCGTGATACGGACCTTGAAACCTTTTCCGAATGGGAGTTCGGCGCAGGCTGGCTGCCGTTGCGCGACGGAACCCTGCAGCTCAACCTGCGCTACAGCGAAGAAGGGGATTCGGACGACGAGCGGCTGCGGAGCTTTTCGCCCAGCCTGACCTGGGCGCTGGCCCGCAACACCGACCTGACCCTGACCTATACCCTGGGGCGCAACAAGGATCGCGTTGAAGAGGTGGACTACCAATCCTTTCAAGCCAATCTGCGCTTTTATTATAACTGATCTCACTGAGCAAAGCATACGCAAGGGGACGCTTATGTCGATGATACGCTGCTTTCTACTTCTGGGATGGGTGCTGTTGATCGGGACTCTTCTGTCCGGTTGCGGCGGCAATGGCCGGACCTACAAGAATCTCAACATGAACTTCGCCGCTGTTCAGAGTATCGCCGTCATGCCGTTCGAGAACCTGACCAGTGACGACGATGCGGCAGACCGGGTGCGCGACGCCTATATGGGGATGCTGCAGGCCACTGAAGCCATGTATGTGCTGCCGCCGGGAGAGGTGCAGCGGGGTATTGAGCGGGCCAACGTGCGCGTACCGGAAGCGCCCACCGCCGACGAAGTCAAAACCCTGGGTAAAATCCTGAACGTCGAAGCGGTGCTGACCGGCGTGTTGCGTGAGTACGGGACGGTGCGCTCGGGACAGAGCGAAGCGAACATTGTGTCGCTGAGCCTGCAGATGATAGAGACGGAAACCGGCACCGTGGTCTGGTCCGGCTCGTCTACCCAGGGGGGGATTACCCTGTCGGACCGCATGTTCGGCGGAGGCGGTGAACCTATGAACAAGGTGACGGAAAAGGCGGTTAATGATCTGCTGGATCAACTGTTTGAATAAATTTCTGTTCTTCCTGCTGGTCCTTGTCAGCCTCACCGGCACGGTTCGGGGTGAGGAAGTGGCCGAAGCGTTTCCCACGGATACGGGGTGGAAGCGGGCGGGCGAAGTTCATCCCGGTTTTGGACGCGACACCCTGTTGGCCTACCTGCCGCCGGAAAATCTCAGCGGCGTCAGGGCGCCAGTGACGGAGATCGGCCGGAAAATCATGGAAAATCTTCGTGGACGGGAGTTTCGCCTGCTCGCGGAAACCGAACTCGAATCGTTCATGAAAAAGTATCGCATGCGGCATACCGGCGGCATCGGGTCGCGCATGGGAAGATTGCTGCGTGACGAAACTGGGGCCCAGGCTGTTTTCGTCACGTCACTGGAGAGTTTTCAGGAGCAGGGGCCTCCGAAAATATCGTTGATCTGCCGTATCGTGACAACGGGACTCAACCCTGAAATCGTGTGGATAAAGAGCGTCGGCCTTTCCGGGGATCAATCGCCGGGTTTTCTCGGCCTGGGGCTGATCGATGACAGCGAAGAACTGATCGACATGGCGGTAGAAGCGCTGCTCGATGATTTGGACAATTTTCTGCACAGCGGCTTTAAATCACGATCGCCGGCCTCTCTTGTTCGCTATGAACCAGCAGAATATGGCGATCCTACGCTCGATGAACAAGATCCGCTGCTCTTTTCACACAGGTCTAAATACGATCCGCGGGAGTATTACCGCGCATCCTGGTTCAATCCTGAAGGGGAGTACGCGGTGGCTGTTGTGCCATTCCTCAATAAATACGCGCGTGCCCATGCCGGTTTTGTCGCGGCTCTGCATTTTACTGAAATCCTCCATGGTTTTGAAAATCTGCATGTTTTCGAGCCCGGCCTGGTCCGGGAGCAGCTGCTCAGATATCGACTGATCATGCCGGCGGGACCGTCGTTGGCTGTGTCGGATGTTCTGGCAAGCCGCACGACCTTATCCGCAGACCTGATTCTGTCAGGCCAGGTTTTTGATTACCAGGGATTGAGGGGGGTACCCAAGGTCGATTTTTCCGTTCAGATTTTTGATGGGCCGGCTCGGGATGTGGCCTGGTGGTCACGCAGCGACGCGCGGGGAGATAAGAATGTCTACTTTTTCGATTTCGGCAGAATTCACACCGCTCATGGATTGATGCATCGATTGGCCGACAGGGTCGGCGCCATGCTTTTAAGCCATTGAGTTTTACCTACATCAGCAAGGAGTTGTCATGCACGTATTTTTTAGACTTTTTTTGATCGGATTGTTTCTTGGGGTTGGAGTTTCTTCCGCGTTCGCTTTTGGTTCAGGAATGGAACAGGGGATGGACGATCATGGGGCGCCGGCGCTGCCCACCGACCAGGCTTATACCCTGAGCGTGCCCGTGTTTTCGCCCCTGTTCGAGCAGACGCCGGTGGCGCTGGTTAAAGGGCGCCCCATTGCGTTGGGGGAGGTAACGGCTGCGCTGCCGGTGGAGGTCCGGAAAAGTTCCGACATCGCCGGCCTGAACAGCAAATTCAACGAGGTTCTTGACCGTCTCGTTGCGGCCCGTCTGGATGGAGGGGAGCGCAAAGAGGTGGACGTTTTTGTGGATGGGAAGATCGACAAGGATCAAGTGCTGACCCTGAAGGTTCCTATTTTTTCACAGCATTTTCTTTTTACGCCGGTCGCCGAAGTTGACGGTGATGCCATCCCCATGGGGGAGTTTATCCGTGAACTCAACGCCATGCATGCCGAAAGCGGCGGGGATCACCATCATGACAAGCCGGGGGAACTGCTCGACCGGCTGGTCACCATCCGGCTGGTGGAACGCGAGGCGCGCAACATCGGTTTCGACCAGACGGATTCCTTTAAGAAGCAGGTCAAGGACTTTGCCGAGCGCACGCTTCTCTATGAACTGCTGGACCGTCGCATTGAAGGGTTGGTGCTGGACGATGAAGAGGTGGACCGCATTTAC
Protein-coding sequences here:
- a CDS encoding cytochrome C — protein: MRLQIGIGTRWAWRFVLLLALSTGSQIAVSAVEAASFHRGGVGNCGGCHTMHNSEGGLSIRSGATVSLLRASDPGSICLNCHAGAGGPASPSVFSFDGSALTPGGDFYWVTRTFSWNGGTSPAEQHGHNVIARDFNLSADPQRISSPGGSYPASQLSCISCHDPHGGLSQSASNGLPVSVSGSYGEPIAAGTVGGNYRLLGDSSYAVRGYSFREDAPIARQNPSRPFVESDDSHVDYGSGMSEWCGNCHRRMVTSKHNSGGGPGFRHPSGSQTRFDQQTLSRYNAYIRSGDLSGTADSSYLQFTPFERGISDPQLLDPTSTRGPDANSNVMCLTCHRAHASAFPYAGRWDFTANLLADSHPALGDGGASASDVSNSYYGRDIGFEFGADQGSFCGKCHEGGGK
- a CDS encoding GNA1162 family protein → MSMIRCFLLLGWVLLIGTLLSGCGGNGRTYKNLNMNFAAVQSIAVMPFENLTSDDDAADRVRDAYMGMLQATEAMYVLPPGEVQRGIERANVRVPEAPTADEVKTLGKILNVEAVLTGVLREYGTVRSGQSEANIVSLSLQMIETETGTVVWSGSSTQGGITLSDRMFGGGGEPMNKVTEKAVNDLLDQLFE
- a CDS encoding YncE family protein, encoding MVPVLLLAGCSLPSRPVPVVRDPGAGVRVYLQPLPQETHRLKFVISSITARRADGGEVALLDDPREIRPDDLIGHQHRLVAANLPPGDYLGLNLQIEDATLMTDEGENDLLVPEEPIAIDEAFRVRADQTTALFLSLSPDRIVTAGYRFTPRFSLWGSRPVLPGLKGVVTNNAAGTLTLFEKKTPTVTNVVALGRGPGEVVFDAARSRAYIALSGEDAVAVFDLVNESVRAMITLRPGDGPVEMALSPDGSILVSANAGSRSISVIDAVSFVERERLLLNDRPSSVFFDPQGERAYVLQESSGMLTHVDAHQGRIIDTVHLEESPVRGAVSDDGKALYLITADSADLLVVNAATLRVQGRKYVGHGALCIEVDPFDGLIYVGLSSGDVMVLDPGFDLPVDTLSTSGGVAYLSLDTEENTLFALIPEHRRLEKFDLVSKKLLGAIEVDEGGYAVSVTGER